In Halobaculum rubrum, the following are encoded in one genomic region:
- the tatC gene encoding twin-arginine translocase subunit TatC, translated as MTADSDPPEEPSAETDGDRDAETGESDEASESADEELEIDRRSPPEDADGNDAPSESDEPANSADSDASDGDSSDAVAGGDGDNDDGDDSGGRDDDSGDSESGDVGGSNAGGESDSDGEDDDPERAPNEPTPIAGDAPEIDDSQPVPDAVAGERSGESGQPAANGGGAMTAAQKGMEAVNKGVGALGGESDGPDTDQEMPLAEHIEEMMRRLGIVFGIAGVVVVVVLLIGTVSPTVPSAEQIIEFLWDSHVGFEQNQPRVYGPLEFLLTKLKVASLAGLLVGLPVFVYETYRFMRPGLYPHERRYYLAAVPTSLILGVIGVAFAHFIVLPVIFDYFISYTEGSAELAFSLRETFNLILLLMGYMAIVFQIPLFIQLAIMMGLVTREWMEDRRLLFWSAFVGLAFIVSPDPTGMAPIIVGATMIALFEGTLALLRWTGN; from the coding sequence ATGACTGCGGACTCGGATCCGCCAGAGGAGCCGTCGGCCGAGACCGACGGCGACCGCGACGCCGAGACTGGCGAGTCCGATGAGGCGTCCGAGTCCGCCGACGAGGAACTGGAGATCGACCGTCGCAGCCCCCCCGAGGATGCCGACGGGAACGATGCTCCCAGCGAATCGGACGAGCCGGCGAACAGCGCCGACTCCGACGCGAGCGACGGAGACAGCAGCGATGCCGTCGCTGGCGGCGATGGAGACAACGACGACGGCGACGACAGCGGCGGGCGCGACGACGACAGCGGTGACAGCGAGAGCGGTGACGTTGGCGGCAGCAACGCCGGCGGAGAGTCCGACAGCGACGGCGAGGACGACGACCCCGAACGAGCCCCGAACGAGCCGACCCCGATCGCCGGCGACGCGCCGGAGATCGACGACTCACAGCCGGTTCCCGACGCGGTCGCCGGCGAGCGCTCCGGCGAGAGCGGACAGCCGGCCGCAAACGGCGGCGGCGCCATGACCGCGGCCCAGAAAGGAATGGAGGCGGTGAACAAGGGCGTCGGCGCGCTCGGCGGCGAGAGTGACGGCCCGGACACCGACCAGGAGATGCCGCTGGCCGAGCACATCGAGGAGATGATGCGCCGCCTCGGCATCGTGTTCGGGATCGCCGGCGTCGTCGTGGTCGTGGTGCTGCTGATCGGCACCGTCTCGCCGACGGTCCCGAGCGCCGAGCAGATCATCGAGTTCCTGTGGGATTCCCACGTCGGGTTCGAACAGAACCAACCCCGCGTGTACGGCCCGCTGGAGTTCCTGCTCACGAAGCTGAAGGTGGCGTCGCTCGCGGGACTGCTCGTGGGACTGCCGGTGTTCGTCTACGAGACGTACCGCTTCATGCGTCCCGGCCTGTACCCACACGAGCGGCGCTACTACCTCGCGGCGGTGCCGACGAGCCTGATCCTCGGGGTCATCGGCGTCGCGTTCGCACACTTCATCGTGCTCCCGGTCATCTTCGACTACTTCATCAGCTACACCGAAGGGAGCGCAGAGCTGGCGTTCAGCCTCCGGGAGACGTTCAACCTCATCCTCCTGTTGATGGGCTACATGGCGATCGTCTTCCAGATCCCGCTGTTCATTCAGCTCGCTATCATGATGGGGCTGGTGACCCGCGAGTGGATGGAGGACCGCCGGCTACTGTTCTGGTCGGCGTTCGTCGGGCTGGCGTTCATCGTCTCGCCGGATCCGACCGGCATGGCACCCATCATCGTCGGCGCGACCATGATCGCGCTGTTCGAGGGGACGCTCGCGCTGTTGCGCTGGACGGGGAACTAG
- the tatC gene encoding twin-arginine translocase subunit TatC has translation MFAFLYLGGIGDVKNNFVNRIPEEIVGVGAENFGVIVLHPVEALVFEVKISTIAGAVAVLPFMAYYAWPALRDRGFVRGRRQVVFGWVAALLAGLLGGLALGYTVIAPAVISWLVSDALAAGMVISYRISNFAWLVFFTTVGIGFLANIPILMILLNTTGVSYQAMRSRWREVTVALMLAAALFTPADVFTMFLVTIPMMAAYGVGLLILWVMTLGGRRNLAEPTVDLTR, from the coding sequence GTGTTCGCGTTCCTCTACCTCGGCGGGATCGGCGACGTGAAGAACAACTTCGTGAACCGGATCCCCGAGGAGATCGTCGGGGTCGGCGCCGAGAACTTCGGCGTCATCGTGCTTCACCCGGTGGAGGCGCTCGTCTTCGAGGTGAAGATCTCGACCATCGCGGGCGCCGTCGCGGTCCTCCCCTTCATGGCGTACTACGCGTGGCCCGCGCTGCGCGACCGCGGCTTCGTCCGCGGCCGCCGGCAGGTCGTGTTCGGCTGGGTGGCGGCGCTGTTGGCGGGCCTCCTTGGCGGGCTCGCGCTCGGCTACACCGTCATCGCGCCGGCGGTCATCTCGTGGCTCGTCAGCGACGCGCTGGCGGCGGGCATGGTGATCAGCTATCGCATCAGCAACTTCGCGTGGCTGGTGTTCTTCACCACCGTCGGGATCGGATTCCTCGCGAACATCCCCATTCTCATGATCCTCCTCAACACGACGGGTGTGTCCTACCAGGCGATGCGCTCGCGCTGGCGGGAGGTGACCGTGGCCCTCATGCTCGCGGCGGCGCTGTTCACCCCGGCGGACGTGTTCACGATGTTCCTCGTGACGATCCCGATGATGGCCGCCTACGGCGTCGGCCTGCTCATCCTGTGGGTGATGACCCTCGGTGGCCGGCGCAACCTCGCCGAGCCGACCGTCGATCTGACCCGCTGA
- a CDS encoding ribbon-helix-helix domain-containing protein, with protein sequence MPKISVEMPGELLGDLDEHVGDDGKFVNRSDAIRASVRKTLDVLDEIDARHGRLADGESAEQHAPEDDPE encoded by the coding sequence ATGCCCAAAATAAGCGTCGAGATGCCCGGTGAGCTTCTCGGAGACCTCGACGAGCACGTCGGCGACGACGGAAAGTTCGTGAACCGCAGCGACGCGATCCGCGCGTCGGTGCGCAAGACGCTGGACGTGCTCGACGAGATAGACGCGCGCCACGGGCGACTGGCCGACGGGGAGTCGGCGGAACAACACGCGCCGGAGGACGACCCCGAATGA
- a CDS encoding queuosine precursor transporter codes for MSGVDGAAAEPRRLDVPVAAVVLTALFVSALVTAQVISAKLLAVSLPVLGAVTAPGGTLAYAVTFFASDCLSELYGKSYARTVVNVAFAMNFVLLALVFATIATPAARGSVDPAAFETVLGLSGNVVLGSLAAYVISQNWDVIAFHRIREFTDGDALWLRNVGSTASSQLIDTVVFTLVAFAIAPAVLGVGAALPTPVLVSLVVGQYVLKLLIALVDTPLVYAAVALVRRDEDDAAAVSA; via the coding sequence ATGAGCGGTGTCGACGGCGCCGCCGCGGAGCCGCGCCGGCTGGACGTCCCGGTGGCCGCGGTCGTACTCACCGCGCTGTTCGTCTCGGCGCTGGTCACCGCGCAGGTGATCTCGGCGAAGCTGCTCGCGGTCTCGTTGCCCGTGCTCGGCGCGGTGACCGCGCCCGGCGGGACGCTCGCGTACGCGGTCACCTTCTTCGCCTCCGACTGCCTCTCGGAGCTGTACGGCAAGTCGTACGCCCGGACGGTGGTGAACGTCGCGTTCGCGATGAACTTCGTCCTGCTGGCGTTGGTGTTTGCGACCATCGCGACGCCCGCCGCGCGGGGATCGGTCGATCCCGCCGCCTTCGAGACGGTGCTCGGACTGTCGGGCAACGTCGTGCTCGGCTCGCTAGCCGCCTACGTGATCAGTCAGAACTGGGACGTGATCGCCTTCCACCGCATCCGCGAGTTCACCGACGGCGACGCGCTGTGGCTACGAAACGTCGGGTCGACGGCGTCGAGCCAGCTCATCGACACGGTCGTGTTCACGCTCGTCGCGTTCGCGATCGCGCCCGCCGTCCTCGGCGTCGGTGCGGCGCTGCCCACCCCGGTGCTCGTGTCGCTCGTCGTCGGACAGTACGTCCTCAAGCTCCTCATCGCGCTGGTCGACACGCCGTTGGTGTACGCGGCGGTCGCGCTCGTCCGCCGCGACGAGGACGACGCTGCCGCTGTGAGCGCCTGA
- a CDS encoding 23S rRNA (uridine(2552)-2'-O)-methyltransferase, whose amino-acid sequence MAGKDDFYNRAKQEGYRARSAYKLRQIDDEVGLFDRGDTVVDLGAAPGGWLQIAAEAVTEAGRVVGVDLQRIDDLEHPHVETVRGDMTEERTRYYLRKALGVDPDGRDEPSGSADPDPDENAGPERPVDVVVSDMAPNMTGEYQLDHARSIHLCRQAFDTALELLKPGGDFVVKVFDGPDLADFRDDVAAEFQYVRAYTPEASRKRSSERYLIARGRTDSPVSEGDRLTVDVTDVGDEGDGVASVDGYTLFVPGAEAGETVEVVVDDVKPRFGFAERVD is encoded by the coding sequence ATGGCAGGTAAAGACGATTTCTACAACCGGGCGAAACAGGAGGGCTACCGCGCCCGTTCGGCCTACAAGCTCCGCCAGATCGACGACGAGGTCGGCCTGTTCGATCGCGGCGACACCGTCGTCGACCTCGGCGCCGCCCCCGGCGGCTGGCTCCAGATCGCCGCCGAGGCGGTGACCGAGGCCGGCCGCGTCGTCGGCGTCGACCTCCAGCGCATCGACGACCTCGAGCACCCACACGTCGAGACGGTCCGCGGCGACATGACAGAGGAGCGCACGCGCTACTACCTCCGGAAGGCGCTCGGGGTCGACCCGGACGGCCGTGACGAGCCGTCCGGATCCGCGGACCCGGATCCCGACGAGAACGCCGGACCCGAACGGCCCGTCGACGTGGTGGTCTCCGACATGGCGCCGAACATGACCGGCGAGTACCAGCTCGATCACGCCCGCTCGATCCACCTCTGTCGGCAGGCGTTCGACACCGCGCTGGAGCTCCTGAAGCCGGGCGGCGACTTCGTCGTGAAGGTGTTCGACGGCCCCGACCTCGCGGACTTCCGCGACGACGTGGCCGCGGAGTTCCAGTACGTCCGGGCGTACACCCCCGAGGCGAGCCGGAAGCGCTCCTCCGAGCGCTACCTGATCGCCCGCGGACGCACCGACTCCCCGGTCTCCGAAGGCGACCGACTCACCGTCGACGTGACCGACGTGGGCGATGAGGGCGACGGCGTCGCCAGCGTCGACGGGTACACGCTGTTCGTCCCCGGCGCCGAGGCCGGCGAGACCGTCGAGGTCGTCGTCGACGACGTGAAGCCGCGGTTCGGCTTCGCCGAGCGCGTCGACTGA
- a CDS encoding histidine kinase N-terminal 7TM domain-containing protein — MLHSLGIVGQLYLGVFALSGIVCFAAISRARKFQDPDVRRGLVGLLATAGGWALLRVAGFLLPDPFRMPAYIIGLAIGFATVWAWLYFCSAYSGRTYHRNTPLRRLGVFIFLIVVSIKVTNPIHGAYFTVRQTSTPFAHLAVEHNVLHWTATGLSYVLSAVGLFMIFQLFFESGYDTRPLSVLSVLIGLPVVLDIVAQFTPLLINIIYAPIGVAVFAVGVLFVFERRFIAVQRASFGDDLSIYLDERGRIRDYSATVRDVLPELDDSAGDRLSEAVPSVVEALESDDQILEREQSGEPRYYFVSTSTTMLGDAGAQVVLLSDVTQTERQRRQLAERESEVNYSRCNSEEDSSNSRSSS, encoded by the coding sequence ATGCTACACTCTCTTGGAATTGTCGGACAACTATACCTCGGTGTCTTCGCGCTCAGTGGGATCGTCTGTTTCGCCGCCATCAGTCGGGCGCGGAAGTTTCAGGACCCCGATGTCCGCCGCGGACTGGTGGGGTTGCTCGCCACTGCCGGCGGGTGGGCGCTCCTCAGGGTCGCCGGGTTCCTGCTCCCCGATCCGTTCCGTATGCCGGCGTACATCATCGGACTCGCTATCGGGTTCGCCACCGTCTGGGCGTGGCTCTACTTCTGTTCCGCCTACTCCGGACGGACGTACCACCGCAACACGCCGTTGCGACGACTGGGTGTGTTCATCTTCCTCATCGTCGTGTCGATCAAAGTCACGAACCCCATCCACGGGGCGTACTTCACGGTGAGGCAGACGTCGACGCCGTTCGCACACCTCGCGGTGGAACACAACGTACTCCACTGGACCGCGACAGGCCTGTCGTACGTGCTGTCGGCGGTGGGACTGTTCATGATCTTCCAACTCTTCTTCGAATCGGGGTACGACACCCGACCCCTCAGCGTGCTATCAGTCCTGATCGGACTTCCGGTCGTGCTCGACATCGTCGCTCAGTTCACGCCGTTGCTCATCAACATCATCTACGCGCCTATCGGGGTGGCAGTGTTCGCAGTCGGTGTGCTGTTCGTCTTCGAACGCCGCTTCATCGCGGTACAGCGGGCGTCGTTCGGTGACGACCTCTCCATCTATCTTGACGAACGGGGACGGATCCGCGACTACTCGGCGACCGTCAGGGACGTGCTACCGGAACTCGACGACTCGGCGGGCGACCGCCTCTCCGAGGCTGTTCCGTCGGTCGTTGAGGCCCTCGAAAGCGACGACCAAATACTCGAACGCGAGCAGTCCGGCGAACCGCGGTACTACTTCGTCTCCACGAGTACCACCATGCTCGGTGACGCCGGAGCGCAGGTGGTACTGCTCTCGGACGTCACCCAGACGGAGCGCCAGCGCCGCCAACTCGCGGAACGTGAGTCCGAAGTCAATTACTCCCGCTGCAATTCGGAGGAGGATTCATCGAACTCGCGGTCCTCTTCCTGA
- a CDS encoding DUF1328 family protein, producing the protein MQFGGGFIELAVLFLIFAVVAAVLGAKGIAGLSMQVAKWLIIIFVILAIISFVL; encoded by the coding sequence CTGCAATTCGGAGGAGGATTCATCGAACTCGCGGTCCTCTTCCTGATATTCGCGGTCGTCGCGGCGGTTCTCGGGGCGAAGGGGATCGCTGGGCTCAGTATGCAGGTCGCCAAATGGCTCATCATCATCTTCGTCATTCTGGCCATCATT